A genomic segment from Phragmites australis chromosome 6, lpPhrAust1.1, whole genome shotgun sequence encodes:
- the LOC133923102 gene encoding uncharacterized protein LOC133923102 — MGSDSPQLLLSAQGTGSEGAYHYRLKASAGSGTCGITHSVAARSVPELRAGTRGVPELRAGPRAIHRAIPELHASLSAFRPSPLELSWSSPPPSVAARAVLELAPPFEPSRSSPPPVEPSPDLGTFPPAQALRTKHRGAALAPRIRMSGRRQELRAEGRRPGATRRGIGWDEKKGTVRMSDDWWKKMRKEIPGCGKFKDKGLQNEDELNVMFEDLRNTGDNHFCASSGVIPQSPNGGSNGGDEEAESDDDSEPEEITPSGKGKGKRPSGDDKDKVKRAKTSGGKWIEDQISKIVSLNERSTTSVESMARREDNSGCSIKEVMAIVKECGAILGTKQHFIASELFTKRAEREMFMTLDTPEDRFAWVTMKHFVKYGPV; from the exons ATGGGTAGTGATAGTCCCCAACTATTACTGTCGGCTCAGggcaccggcagtgaaggtgcttatcactaccggctcaaggcTTCAGCTGGTAGTGGTACCTGTGGAATCACT CACTCTGTCGCCGCTCGATCCGTGCCGGAGCTGCGCGCCGGCACTCGTGGTGTTCCAGAGCTGCGCGCCGGCCCTCGCGCAATCCATCGAGCCATCCCGGAGCTGCACGCCTCCCTTTCGGCCTTCCGCCCGTCGCCGCTCGAGCTGTCCTGGAGCAGCCCGCCACCCTCCGTTGCCGCTCGAGCTGTCCTGGAGCTCGCGCCGCCCTTCGAGCCGTCCCGGAGCAGCCCGCCGCCCGTCGAGCCATCCCCAGATCTGGGCACCTTCCCTCCGGCACAGGCTCTTCGCACCAAGCACCGCGGTGCTGCTCTAGCTCCCCGGATCCGCATGTCGGGCAGGAGGCAGGAGCTACGAGCAGAGGGCAGAAGGCCAGGAGCTACGAGGAGAG GTATAGGTTGGGATGAAAAGAAGGGGACAGTTCGCATGAGCGACGATTGGtggaagaagatgagaaaa GAAATTCCAGGATGTGGCAAGTTTAAAGACAAGGGACTTCAAAATGAAGATGAGTTGAATGTTATGTTTGAAGACCTTCGTAATACAGGTGATAACCACTTTTGTGCTTCATCAGGTGTAATTCCTCAAAGTCCTAATGGTGGCTCGAATGGTGGTGATGAGGAGGCTGAGTCAGATGATGACAGTGAACCAGAAGAAATAACACCAAGTGGCAAGGGCAAAGGCAAGAGACCTAGTGGTGATGACAAAGACAAGGTAAAAAGAGCGAAGACAAGTGGAGGCAAGTGGATAGAAGACCAAATTAGTAAAATTGTGTCCTTAAATGAGAGGTCCACAACTTCTGTTGAGTCAATGGCAAGAAGGGAGGACAACTCAGGGTGTTCCATCAAGGAAGTAATGGCTATTGTGAAGGAGTGTGGTGCTATTCTTGGTACAAAGCAACACTTCATTGCTTCTGAATTATTCACTAAGAGAGCTGAGAGGGAGATGTTTATGACTTTGGACACTCCAGAAGACCGGTTTGCCTGGGTCACTATGAAGCACTTTGTCAAATATGGTCCTGTGTAA